In Desulfobulbaceae bacterium, the genomic stretch TAGTCTTGTGGAATACCGATGCCACTGTTGTACATGTTCCCTAAATTAAATTGAGCGTGCACGTTTCCTTGGTTTGCCGCCTTCATGTACCAGTCAACGGCTTGTTCATCGTCTTGCTCAACTTCCACTCCTTCTGCGTACATAGTGCCCAAGGTGGCCTGGGCCTTTTCATCGCCGTTTTCAGCTGCTATCAATAGTGTGGTAATCTCTTGCTGTTTATCTGTGGGAGATATGTCGTTTTGTCTAAATAAATCCATAATTATCACCTGTCTTGATTTTTTCAGCCATATTAGCCCATCATTATAAATTGTTGGTTTAATGTCAACTGATCTTAATCAGGTATTATCTCTTTGTTGTTTGTCTGCTAGGCCTCGGAGGTAGGGGGGCCTTGTTGCGTAGTTACTTAATCCAAAGTGAAGAGTGTGGTTTCTGCCTAGAAGAGTAACTTATTCGGAAGCACGGCATCCGAATTATTGGATGCTCCGTGGATTTCTACTTTCTGCCTCAGGTACTTTATTTTTGACAAAGGGAGACGATCTATTTACAGTGTCTTGATTTCTTCTGCTGTAGTTAATCCACCCTCACTCCTTAATCGCCGAGTTGATATAGGACATTCGTGCATGGATTATTTTCTTGAACTTTTTTTCAGCGGCTTGACTCGTGGCAGCATCTATGCCTTGATTGCCCTGGGATATACCATGGTGTATGGGATCATTGGTCTGATTAACTTTGCCCATGGCGAGATTTATATGATCGGCGCCTTTACGGCCTTGATCTGCGCCAGCGTGCTTGGCGTTTGGGAGGTGAATCAAATAGCGATTCTTGTTGTTTCGACGCTTGCTGCTATGATGTGGGCCGCGGCCTACGGGTTTACCGTCGAGCGGGTCGCCTATCGGCCATTGCGCAACGCTCCACGGCTGTCACCACTGATCAGTGCTATTGGCATGTCGATCTTTCTGCAAAACTACGTCCTTCTTGCTCAGACCCCGGACTTTGTCCCCTTTCCTGCGTTGATCTCTGATTTTTTATGGATGGAGCCATATCGTAGTTTTATTGGAACAACCGATCTGGTGATTCTGACAACCACCAGCGTGGTTATGATCCTTTTGACCGTGTTGATCAAGGGGACTCGAATGGGCAAAGCGATGCGGGCAGCAGCCCAGGACCGGCAGATGGCGCTTTTGCTGGGAATTGATGTTAACCGGGTAATTTCGCTTACCTTTGTCCTTGGATCTGCCTTGGCCGCTATTGGCGGAGTGCTGATAGCCTCTCACATTGGCCAGATTAATTTTGCTATTGGTTTTTTGGCAGGGATCAAGGCTTTTACTGCGGCGGTCTTGGGCGGCATCGGCAGTGTGCCGGGTGCGGTTTTGGGCAGTTTGATTCTGGGGTGGACTGAAAGTTTTGTCACTGGCTATATCTCTAGCGATTACGAGGACGTATTTGCCTTTGCTCTGTTGGTGCTGATTCTCATCTTCAAACCTACAGGTATCCTTGGTCGATGTCAAAATCAAAAGGTCTAAGCGATGATGGCAGAACTAAAAAAGGCCT encodes the following:
- a CDS encoding branched-chain amino acid ABC transporter permease LivH (LivHMGF is the membrane component of the LIV-I/LS branched-chain amino acid transporter), with product MDYFLELFFSGLTRGSIYALIALGYTMVYGIIGLINFAHGEIYMIGAFTALICASVLGVWEVNQIAILVVSTLAAMMWAAAYGFTVERVAYRPLRNAPRLSPLISAIGMSIFLQNYVLLAQTPDFVPFPALISDFLWMEPYRSFIGTTDLVILTTTSVVMILLTVLIKGTRMGKAMRAAAQDRQMALLLGIDVNRVISLTFVLGSALAAIGGVLIASHIGQINFAIGFLAGIKAFTAAVLGGIGSVPGAVLGSLILGWTESFVTGYISSDYEDVFAFALLVLILIFKPTGILGRCQNQKV